The Methanobrevibacter millerae genome includes the window TTTTAATTATCCGTTATAAGTTCAGAATATAATTATTTTCTCCTTAAAGATGAAAGTAGTGAATCAACAGCATTATCTAAATCTTCTTTGTTTAATGAAGAAATTGATTCAAATACTGGTTTGGAATGTCTTTCTTTTACATCATCACTAAATTCTTTAATTGCTTTTGATATGTGTTCATGTCCTGCGTCAATTTTAGAAATTGCATTAATGAACTCATCTTTATCAGCATCTTCGATTTTGGAATTTTCTTTTATTGCTGAACTTAATCTGTTAAGAAAATTAGAATGAATTTCAGATTCAGATTGGTTACTAAATTTTGCAAGTTCAGGAATATCTTTAATGATTTCACCAGCGGTTTTATCTAAAAAGGATCTTCCTTTAGGAGAAACAACTCTTCCTCCTTCAACTTTTTCAACTAAACCTGCGTCTTCTAATTGGTGAAGAGCATTTCTAATGATAGCTCCACTACCTTTTCTAAATACTTCAGGAGTTACACCACGGTCTTTTTTACCACCGTAGAAAGTTCTTAAACTCATTACTCCAACAGGTCCATCCATGTACACTCTTCTAATGATAGATGCACATCTTACATACCACCAATCAGCATTTTCTGGTTTTCTTTCTTTGTGAACACCAGTTTTAACAAAATTGGACCATGCAGGGGAATTGATTTTATCATTTTCTTTAAATTCTTCTGCGACTTTTTTAATTAATAAATCTGCAGGTACATCAAATACAGTAGTCATATTAATTCTCCAATATTTTATTAAATAATTGTCCTCTTAATCCACTGTAAATTTAAGACCTAAAAAATAGGGCCTGTAACTCTAAATTTAAGTAATTCTTAAGGCTTTTTTTTGTAAATTACAGCAACATGTCCTCTAACATCGATTAATTTACATCGAGTTTTTTCGACAATCTCTGCAATATAAGTATCTTTATCTCTAGCGATATTTTTTGCAAATTTAAGTTTGACAATTTCATTAGCCTTAAGCTGGCGTTTGATTTCTTCAATGACATTGTCATTGACACCACTTTTACCAATGTTAATTGTCATCGCGGAAAGAGCTCTATTCATCATTTCTTTTTTGGATTGACTCATATCTAGCTCTCCTTTTATTTTTCTTTTCCTTACTGTAAGGAATTCTCATAACATGGCCACATTCTCCACAAAAAATGTTGACTTTCTCGTCAACGAGCCGGACGGACGAATTATGACCATAGTAAAGGAACTTACCGCAATTCCGACAATACCTTCTAGACCATTTTTCCGGAATTTTGGTATTGTACTTTGTGGACAATCTTCTAGCTAATTCAACATATCGATCAGACCGTTCGGGATGGGTGATGAATTCCATCTCAGCACGCTCAAAAAGAATGTTCATTCTTTCAATAGC containing:
- a CDS encoding ribonuclease P protein component 4, giving the protein MSRGKRPKWMIDIAIERMNILFERAEMEFITHPERSDRYVELARRLSTKYNTKIPEKWSRRYCRNCGKFLYYGHNSSVRLVDEKVNIFCGECGHVMRIPYSKEKKNKRRARYESIQKRNDE
- a CDS encoding YhbY family RNA-binding protein, which encodes MSQSKKEMMNRALSAMTINIGKSGVNDNVIEEIKRQLKANEIVKLKFAKNIARDKDTYIAEIVEKTRCKLIDVRGHVAVIYKKKP